From a region of the Molothrus ater isolate BHLD 08-10-18 breed brown headed cowbird chromosome 27, BPBGC_Mater_1.1, whole genome shotgun sequence genome:
- the LOC118696656 gene encoding feather keratin 2-like: MSCYTRCQPCGPTPLGSSCNEPCVRQCQDSTVFIQPSPVVVTLPGPILSSFPQNTAVGSSSSAAVGSILSSQGVPISSGGFGLSGLGSGLCGVRSLPC, from the coding sequence ATGTCCTGCTACACCcggtgccagccctgtggccccaccccgctgggcagcagctgcaatgagccctgtgtcaggcagtgccaggactcCACGGTCTTCATCCAGCCCTCGCCCGTGgtggtgaccctgcctgggcccatcctcagctccttcccccagaacaccgccgtgggatcctccagctctgctgctgttggcagcatcctcagctctcagggagtgcccatcagctctgggggctttgGCCTCTCTGGCCTGGGCAGTGGCCTCTGTGGCGTGAGGAGCCTCCCCTGCtga
- the LOC118696693 gene encoding feather keratin 1-like isoform X1, with translation MSVGLGQCRSSIKAGPSPHSLIHSSRLHLLQYKVHLQPTAMSCYTRCQPCQPCGPTPLGSSCNEPCVRQCQDSTVAIQPSPVVVTLPGPILSSFPQNTAVGSSTSAAVGSILSSQGVPISSGGFGLSGLGSGLCGRRCFPC, from the exons atgtctgtggggctggggcagtgcaggagcagtATAAAAGCAGGTCCTTCTCCTCACTCTCTCATCCACTCCTCTCGCCTCCATCTCCTTCAGTACAAG GTgcacctgcagcccacagccatgtcctgctacacccggtgccagccctgccagccctgtggccccaccccgctgggcagcagctgcaatgagccctgtgtcaggcagtgccaggactcCACTGTGGCCATCCAGCCCTCGCCCGTGgtggtgaccctgcctgggcccatcctcagctccttcccccagaacaccgccgtgggatcctccacctctgctgctgttggcagcatcctcagctctcagggagtgcccatcagctctgggggctttgGCCTCTCTGGCCTGGGCAGTGGCCTCTGTGGCAGGAGATGCTTCCCCTGCTAA
- the LOC118696693 gene encoding feather keratin 1-like isoform X2 — protein MSCYTRCQPCQPCGPTPLGSSCNEPCVRQCQDSTVAIQPSPVVVTLPGPILSSFPQNTAVGSSTSAAVGSILSSQGVPISSGGFGLSGLGSGLCGRRCFPC, from the coding sequence atgtcctgctacacccggtgccagccctgccagccctgtggccccaccccgctgggcagcagctgcaatgagccctgtgtcaggcagtgccaggactcCACTGTGGCCATCCAGCCCTCGCCCGTGgtggtgaccctgcctgggcccatcctcagctccttcccccagaacaccgccgtgggatcctccacctctgctgctgttggcagcatcctcagctctcagggagtgcccatcagctctgggggctttgGCCTCTCTGGCCTGGGCAGTGGCCTCTGTGGCAGGAGATGCTTCCCCTGCTAA
- the LOC118696477 gene encoding feather keratin 1-like, producing MVISTFFGRHAVPGGMGQCRSCIKGGPSPCSLIHSSHLHLLGIKVHLQPQAMSCYTRCQPCGPTPLGSSCNEPCVRQCQDSTVFIQPSPVVVTLPGPILSSFPQNTAVGSSTSAAVGSILSSQGVPISSGGFGLSGLGSGLCGLPC from the exons ATGGTGATTTCCACCTTCTTTGGCAGACA TGCAGTGCCTGGGGGAatggggcagtgcaggagctgtaTAAAAGGGGGACCTTCTCCTTGCTCTCTCATTCACTCCTCTCACCTCCATCTCCTTGGGATCAAG gtgcacctgcagccccaagCCATGTCCTGCTACACCcggtgccagccctgtggccccaccccgctgggcagcagctgcaatgagccctgtgtcaggcagtgccaggactcCACCGTCTTCATCCAGCCCTCGCCCGTGgtggtgaccctgcctgggcccatcctcagctccttcccccagaacaccgccgtgggatcctccacctctgctgctgttggcagcatcctcagctctcagggagtgcccatcagctctgggggctttgGCCTCTCTGGCCTGGGCAGTGGCCTCTGTGGCCTCCCCTGCTGA
- the LOC118696626 gene encoding feather keratin 1-like — translation MREVTVGQGQCRSSIKAAPSPHSHIQSSCLCLHLIENKVHLQPTAMSCYTRCQPCGPTPLGSSCNEPCVRQCQDSTVFIQPSPVVVTLPGPILSSFPQNTAVGSSSSAAVGSILSSQGVPISSGGFGLSGLGSGLCGLPC, via the exons aTGCG TGAAGTGACTGTGGGCcaggggcagtgcaggagcagtATAAAAGCAGCACCTTCTCCTCACTCTCACATCCAATCCTCTTGTCTCTGTCTCCATCTTATTGAGAACAAG GTGCATCTGCAGCCCACAGCCATGTCCTGCTACACCcggtgccagccctgtggccccaccccgctgggcagcagctgcaatgagccctgtgtcaggcagtgccaggactcCACCGTCTTCATCCAGCCCTCGCCCGTGgtggtgaccctgcctgggcccatcctcagctccttcccccagaacaccgccgtgggatcctccagctctgctgctgttggcagcatcctcagctctcAGGGAGTGCCCATCAGCTCGGGGGGCTTTGGCCTCTCTGGCCTGGGCAGTGGCCTCTGTGGCCTCCCCTGCTGA
- the LOC129046953 gene encoding feather keratin 1-like yields MSCYTRCQPCQPCGPTPLGSSCNEPCVRQCQDSTVFIQPSPVVVTLPGPILSSFPQNTAVGSSTSAAVGSILSSQGVPISSGGFGLSGLGSGLCGVRSLPC; encoded by the coding sequence ATGTCCTGCTACAcccggtgccagccctgccagccctgtggccccaccccgctgggcagcagctgcaatgagccctgtgtcaggcagtgccaggactcCACCGTCTTCATCCAGCCCTCGCCCGTGgtggtgaccctgcctgggcccatcctcagctccttcccccagaacaccgccgtgggatcctccacctctgctgctgttggcagcatcctcagctctcagggagtgcccatcagctctgggggctttgGCCTCTCTGGCCTGGGCAGTGGCCTCTGCGGCGTGAGGAGCCTCCCCTGCTAA
- the LOC118696617 gene encoding feather keratin 2-like has product MSCYTRCQPCGPTPLGSSCNEPCVRQCQDSTVFIQPLPVVVTLPGPILSSFPQNTAVGSSTSAAVGSILSSQGVPISSGGFGLSGLGSGLCGVRSLPC; this is encoded by the coding sequence ATGTCCTGCTACACCcggtgccagccctgtggccccaccccgctgggcagcagctgcaatgagccctgtgtcaggcagtgccaggactcCACCGTCTTCATCCAGCCCTTGCCCGTGgtggtgaccctgcctgggcccatcctcagctccttcccccagaacaccgccgtgggatcctccacctctgctgctgttggcagcatcctcagctctcAGGGAGTGCCCATCAGCTCGGGGGGCTTTGGCCTCTCTGGCCTGGGCAGTGGCCTCTGTGGCGTGAGGAGCCTCCCCTGCTAA
- the LOC118696476 gene encoding feather keratin 1-like codes for MREVTVGQGQCRSSIKAAPSPHSHIQSSCLHLHLIENKVHLQPQAMSCYTRCQPCGPTPLGSSCNEPCVRQCQDSTVFIQPSPVVVTLPGPILSSFPQNTAVGSSTSAAVGSILSSQGVPISSGGFGLSGLGSGLCGLPC; via the exons aTGCG TGAAGTGACTGTGGGCcaggggcagtgcaggagcagtATAAAAGCAGCACCTTCTCCTCACTCTCACATCCAGTCCTCTTGTCTCCATCTCCATCTTATTGAGAACAAG GTGCATCTGCAGCCCCAAGCCATGTCCTGCTACACCcggtgccagccctgtggccccaccccgctgggcagcagctgcaatgagccctgtgtcaggcagtgccaggactcCACCGTCTTCATCCAGCCCTCGCCCGTGgtggtgaccctgcctgggcccatcctcagctccttcccccagaacaccgccgtgggatcctccacctctgctgctgttggcagcatcctcagctctcagggagtgcccatcagctctgggggctttgGCCTCTCTGGCCTGGGCAGTGGCCTCTGTGGCCTCCCCTGCTGA
- the LOC118696657 gene encoding feather keratin 1-like, with protein sequence MSCYTRCQPCGPTPLGSSCNEPCVRQCQDSTVFIQPSPVVVTLPGPILSSFPQNTAVGSSTSAAVGSILSSQGVPISSGGFGLSGLGSGLCGRRCFPC encoded by the coding sequence ATGTCCTGCTACACCcggtgccagccctgtggccccaccccgctgggcagcagctgcaatgagccctgtgtcaggcagtgccaggactcCACCGTCTTCATCCAGCCCTCGCCCGTGgtggtgaccctgcctgggcccatcctcagctccttcccccagaacaccgccgtgggatcctccacctctgctgctgttggcagcatcctcagctctcagggagtgcccatcagctctgggggctttgGCCTCTCTGGCCTGGGCAGTGGCCTCTGTGGCAGGAGATGCTTCCCCTGCTAA